A stretch of DNA from Brevibacterium sp. CBA3109:
TGAAGTCGGTCGCCGAGGAGCGAGCGGGCGCTTGAGGCTCAGCGGCCCTGACCTTGAGGCTCAGCGGCCCTGGTTGGCGACCTGACCGATCGCGGCTTCGGCGGCAGCCGCATCGAGGTACGTGCCGCCGGGCTTGACCGGCGTGAAGTCTTCGGTCAGCTCGTAGTGGAGCGGGATGCCGGTGGGAATGTTGAGGCCGGTGATGTCAGCGTCGGAGATTCCGTCGAGGTGCTTGACGAGGGCACGCAGCGAATTGCCGTGGGCGACGACGAGCACGGTACGTCCGACGGTGAGCTCGGGGACGAGCCGGTCGTACCAGTAGGGCAGGAGGCGGTCGATGACATCGGCCAGGCATTCCGTGCGAGGCAGGGAATCGCCGAGGTTGGCGTAGCGCGGATCTCCTGCCTGCGAGAATTCGGACGTGTCGCCGAGGGCCGGCGGCGGGGTGTCGAAGGAGCGACGCCAGGTCATGAACTGCTCTTCGCCGAACTCCTCGCGGATCTCCTTCTTATCCTTTCCCTGCAGCGCACCGTAGTGGCGTTCGTTGAGTCGCCAGCTGCGATGGACGTCGAGCCAGGAGAGGTCGGCGGCCTCGAGCGCCAGATTCGAGGTGAGGATGGCCCGCTTGAGGCGGGAGGTGTACACGACATCAGGAATGAGGTCGGCCTCGCGTAGGAGCTCGCCGGCTCGCTGGCCCTCTGCCCGTCCCTTGTCCGTCAGGGTCACATCAACCCAACCGGTGAACAGATTCTTCTGGTTCCATTCGCTCTCGCCGTGGCGCAGCAGGATGAGGTT
This window harbors:
- a CDS encoding phosphoglyceromutase; the protein is MTHNLILLRHGESEWNQKNLFTGWVDVTLTDKGRAEGQRAGELLREADLIPDVVYTSRLKRAILTSNLALEAADLSWLDVHRSWRLNERHYGALQGKDKKEIREEFGEEQFMTWRRSFDTPPPALGDTSEFSQAGDPRYANLGDSLPRTECLADVIDRLLPYWYDRLVPELTVGRTVLVVAHGNSLRALVKHLDGISDADITGLNIPTGIPLHYELTEDFTPVKPGGTYLDAAAAEAAIGQVANQGR